Proteins from a genomic interval of Lelliottia amnigena:
- the ybhC gene encoding pectinesterase, which yields MNISRISRLALALAFGVTLSACSSTPADQLPSEQAAPGTASRPILSAGEAKNFTAAHYYSAMDPNAAPWTPSSIRLPEQPNFVVGPAGAQGVTHTSIQAAVDAAITKHSASRQYIAILPGEYEGTVYVPAAPGSITIYGTGEKAVDVKIGLAIDSEIDRNTWRHLVNPAGKYMPGKPAWYMFDNCQSKPSATVGVMCSAVVWSQNNGLQLQNLTIQNTVGDSVDAGNHQAVALRTDGDRVQINNVNILGRQNTFFVTNSGVQNTLQNNRLTRTQVTNSYIEGDVDIVSGRGAVVFDNTEFRVVNSRTQQEGYVFAPATLSNMFYGFLAINSRFTASGDGVAQLGRSLDVDSATNGQVVIRDSVINEGFNMAKPWADAAVSKRPFSGNTARWMIKATCSAI from the coding sequence TTGAACATTTCCAGGATTTCCCGTCTGGCGTTGGCGCTCGCATTTGGCGTGACGTTATCCGCCTGTAGCTCAACGCCTGCGGATCAGTTGCCTTCTGAGCAAGCTGCACCAGGTACGGCGTCTCGCCCTATTCTGTCTGCTGGCGAAGCAAAGAACTTCACCGCTGCACATTATTATTCAGCAATGGATCCAAACGCTGCGCCGTGGACGCCGTCCTCTATTCGTCTGCCTGAGCAGCCAAACTTCGTGGTTGGGCCAGCAGGCGCGCAGGGCGTGACGCACACCAGCATTCAGGCTGCGGTTGACGCGGCTATCACCAAGCACAGCGCGTCTCGCCAGTACATTGCGATTTTACCGGGTGAATACGAAGGAACCGTTTATGTTCCTGCCGCACCGGGCAGCATCACTATTTATGGTACCGGTGAGAAAGCGGTTGATGTGAAAATTGGCCTGGCGATCGACTCCGAAATCGACCGTAACACCTGGCGTCATCTGGTGAATCCGGCCGGTAAATACATGCCAGGCAAACCGGCGTGGTATATGTTCGACAACTGCCAGAGCAAGCCAAGCGCGACCGTGGGCGTGATGTGTTCTGCGGTAGTCTGGTCACAGAACAACGGTCTGCAGCTGCAAAACCTGACCATCCAGAACACCGTGGGTGACAGCGTGGATGCGGGTAATCATCAGGCGGTTGCCCTGCGTACTGACGGCGATCGGGTGCAGATCAATAACGTGAATATTCTGGGTCGCCAGAACACCTTCTTTGTGACCAACAGCGGCGTGCAAAACACGCTGCAAAATAACCGTCTGACGCGCACTCAGGTCACCAATAGCTACATTGAAGGCGATGTGGATATTGTGTCTGGTCGTGGCGCGGTGGTGTTTGATAACACCGAATTCCGCGTCGTGAACAGCCGCACCCAGCAGGAAGGTTACGTGTTTGCGCCTGCAACGCTGTCCAACATGTTCTACGGCTTCCTGGCTATTAACAGCCGCTTCACCGCATCCGGTGACGGCGTGGCGCAGCTGGGGCGTTCTCTGGATGTGGATTCGGCGACCAACGGTCAGGTCGTGATTCGCGACAGCGTGATCAACGAAGGCTTTAACATGGCAAAACCGTGGGCCGATGCCGCTGTCTCCAAACGTCCGTTCTCCGGCAACACCGCGCGGTGGATGATAAAGGCAACGTGCAGCGCAATCTGA
- the hutI gene encoding imidazolonepropionase → MQQLHPDDVIWHHARLATLNPDNPEPYGMQENVALIVRGEKILALIPEADIPVNHANQIDLEGRLVTPGLIDCHTHLVFGGDRASEWEQRLNGVSYQTISAQGGGINATVAATRASSAETLLTLAQQRLQRLMQEGVTTLEIKSGYGLNHEAEAKMLRVAQQLAQNNPVEISPTLLAAHAVPTEYRHDPDAYLRLVCEQIMPTLWKQNLFEAVDVFCENVGFTPAQTERVFQAAAALGIPVKGHVEQLSNLGGAALVSRYKGLSADHIEYLDDAGVAAMAQNGTVAVLLPGAFYFLQERQRPPVEQLRKQGVPIAVATDYNPGTSPFASLHLAMNMACVQFGLTPEEAWAGVTRHAAQALGRGATHGQLKDGFVADFIVWDAERPVEMVYEPGRNPLYQRVFRGKIT, encoded by the coding sequence ATGCAGCAGCTTCATCCCGATGACGTTATCTGGCATCACGCACGGCTGGCAACCCTGAATCCGGACAACCCTGAGCCTTACGGTATGCAGGAAAACGTCGCATTAATTGTACGCGGCGAGAAAATCCTGGCGCTGATTCCTGAAGCTGACATCCCGGTAAATCATGCGAATCAGATTGACCTTGAAGGGCGGCTGGTCACGCCGGGCCTGATTGACTGTCATACCCATCTGGTGTTCGGCGGCGACCGCGCCTCTGAGTGGGAGCAGCGTCTTAATGGCGTCTCGTATCAAACGATCAGTGCGCAGGGCGGCGGGATTAACGCCACGGTCGCAGCGACGCGCGCAAGCTCGGCGGAAACGCTGTTGACGCTGGCGCAACAGCGGCTGCAACGCCTGATGCAAGAGGGCGTTACCACGCTTGAGATCAAATCCGGTTACGGTCTGAATCACGAGGCCGAAGCGAAAATGCTGCGCGTGGCGCAACAGCTCGCGCAAAACAATCCGGTCGAGATAAGCCCGACGCTGCTGGCGGCGCACGCGGTACCAACTGAATACCGTCACGATCCGGATGCTTATCTTAGGCTGGTTTGCGAGCAAATCATGCCCACACTCTGGAAGCAGAACCTCTTTGAAGCGGTGGATGTGTTTTGTGAAAACGTCGGGTTCACCCCTGCACAAACCGAGCGGGTTTTTCAGGCCGCTGCGGCGCTGGGGATCCCCGTCAAAGGCCACGTCGAGCAGCTTTCAAACCTTGGCGGTGCGGCTCTTGTCAGCCGCTATAAAGGCTTGTCCGCCGATCATATCGAATATCTGGACGACGCGGGCGTTGCCGCGATGGCGCAAAACGGCACGGTAGCGGTATTGCTGCCGGGCGCGTTCTATTTCTTACAGGAGCGCCAGCGCCCACCGGTTGAACAGCTGCGAAAACAGGGCGTGCCAATCGCCGTGGCGACCGACTACAACCCCGGCACCAGCCCGTTTGCCAGCCTGCATCTGGCGATGAACATGGCCTGTGTCCAGTTTGGCTTAACGCCGGAAGAAGCATGGGCTGGCGTGACGCGCCATGCCGCGCAGGCGCTCGGACGCGGCGCCACACACGGGCAATTAAAAGACGGGTTTGTCGCCGATTTTATTGTCTGGGATGCCGAACGGCCGGTGGAAATGGTGTATGAGCCAGGTCGTAACCCGCTGTATCAACGTGTTTTTCGTGGGAAAATAAC